GCCGCGCGAGGTGACGAAGCGGTAGTAGGCGCCGAAGGACGTCAGCCCCAGCGCGCGCACCCGCCGCGACAGCCGCCCCACCAGCAGCGCCTGCTTCGAGGGGCCCAGGTGGATGCCCGCCTCGCGCTCCACCAGCGTCTGGAAGAGGGAGAACTCCCGCTCCGACAACGGGAGCGGGCCCACCGGGGTCAGCACCGTCTCCGCCGAGGCCCCCCCCCTCATGCGCCCCCACCCGCGGGAGCGGTGGCGAGGCCCAGCAGCTCCTCCGCGCTCAGCACCCGGTCCAGGTCCAGCAGGAGGATGAAGCGCTGCTCCTGCCGGCCCATGCCGCGCAGGTACTCCACCGGGGTGCGCGTGCCGAAGGCAGGCGGCGGCTCGATGTCGTCCGGCCCCAGGTCGAGCACCTCGCTGACCGAGTCGGCCAGCAGACCCAGCGTGGTGCGCTCGCCGTCCAGCAGCGCCTCGACGATGACGAAGCACGTCCACCGGGTGATGGAGCGCGGGCCGAGCCCCATCTTCACCGCGAGGTCCACCACCGGCACCACCCGGCCCCGCAGGTTGATGACGCCCAGCACCGCCGGAGGCATGCCCGGCACACGGGTGATGGGCACGTGCTCGATGATTTCCCGGATGCGCAACAGCTCGATGGCGTACGTCTCACCCGCCAGCGAGAAGCCCAGGTACTGGGCCGGACGGGCGACTTCGGTGGCGGTGGTGGTGGCGGTGTTGGTGTTCATGGAGAGCCTCTCCGTCCTAGATGCGCTTGAAGCCATGGTTCGTGCCGGTGGGGGACACCTGGGCGGGCAGCACTTGCGCCACCGCCTTCAGGCCCTGGGCGGGCGAAGAAGACACCACGGGCAGGTGGACCGGCGCCGGCCTCAGGGAGCGCACCGGCTGCACCGGTCCGTGCATTCCCCTCACCTCCCCGGCCATCCGGAAGAACGTCATCATCTGCTGCAGCGACTCGGCCTGTGCCGCCAGCTCCTCCGCCGTCGACGACAGCTCCTCCGCCGCCGATGCGTTGCGCTGCGTCACCTGGTCCACCTGCACCATCGCCCGGTTCATCTGCACCACCCCGCTGGCCTGCTCCCTCGACACCGCCGCCACCTGCTGCACCAGCTCCGCCGTCTTGCGAATCGACGGCACCAGCTCCTTGAGCAACTTCCCCGAGCGCTCCGCCACCTTCACGCTGCTTCCCGCCAGGCTCCCAATCTCCTTGGCCGCCTTCTGGCTCCTCTCCGCCAGCTTCCTCACCTCCGCCGCCACCACCGCGAAGCCCCTCCCGTGCTCCCCCGCCCTCGCCGCCTCCACCGCCGCGTTGAGCGCCAGCAGGTTCGTCTGGTACGCAATCTCCTCCACGATGGAGATGCGCTCGGCGATGGCCGCCATCGCCTCCACCGTCTCGTTCACCGCCAGCCCGCTCTCCTCGGCCTCCACCGCGCCCCTCACCGCCATCTGCTCCAGTTGCTTGCTCGTCTCCGCGTTCTGGCTGATGGACGCGCTCAGCTGCTCCAGGCTCGTCGTCGTCTCCTCCACGGAGGCCGCCTGCGTGCTCGTCCCCTGGGACAGCGCCTGCGCCGCCGCCGCCACCTGCCCCGAGGCTCCCGACAGCGAGCCCACCGCGCCTCGCACCTCGCCCAGCACGCCCCCGAGGCGCTGCACCATCTCGCGCATGCCGGCCATCATCTGCGCCGTCTCGTCCCGGCCCTTCACCTCGATGGCCGTGGTCAGGTCTCCCGACGCCAACCGCACCGTGAGCCCCACCGCCTCGCTCAGCGGCCGGGTGATGCCGCGCGCCAACCACCACGCCAGCAGCACCGCCAGCAGCGGTCCCACGATGCCGCCCCCCATCAGCATCTGCTTCAACCGGTCCACGCCCGCGACAGCCACCGCGTTGCGCCTGTCACGCTCGTCCCGCTCCGCCTGCCGGAAGGCCTCCGTCGTGGCGTACAGGGAATCCAGGAGCTTCTGTCCCTTGCCACTCTTCACGTACTCGGTGAGCTGCTCCATGGGAATGCGCCCGGCATCCACGTCCCGGCGCAGCTTCACCTGGTGCTCGAGATGCGGGAGGAACTGCTGCTGGTACTGGTCCATGAGCTGTTGGAGCAGGTCCTTCTCACGGAGGCCCAGCGCGCTCTTCTCCTTCAACTCCGCGTAGGCCTGGAGGAACTGCGCCTGCAACCGGGGCTGCGGCTCGAGGTAGGAGTCGTCTCCCGAGAGTGAGTGGCCTCGCACCCGGCCATGCATGTCCAGCAGGAAGACCCTCAGGGTCTGGACCTCGCCGATGACCTCATAGGAGCGGTAGTTCGCCGCCGCCGCGTCCACCAGACCGAGGAAGAGGGCGTAGGAGCCCCAGATGATGGTGACGAGCAGGGCGACGGGGGCGCCCAGCCCCAACTGGAGCTTCCTGGAAATGGTGATGTTTTCGAGCATGGTTGTCGTATCTCTAGAAGCGCTTGAAGTCGTGGTCCGAGCCGGGTGCCGCGCGCTCGTGCACCGCCGGGAAGGACGTGGGGGACATCTGGGCGGGCAGCACTTGCGCCACCGCCTTCAGGCCCTGGGCGGGCGAGGCCACCGGAGGCAGGTGGACCGGCGCCGGCCTCAGTGAGCGCACCGGCTGCACCGGCCCATGCATCCCCCTCACCTCCTCCGCCACCCGGAAGAACGTCATCATCTGCTGCAGCGACTCGGCCTGTGCCGCCAGCTCCTCCGCCGTCGACGACAGCTCCTCCGCCGCCGACGCGTTGCGCTGCGTCACCTGGTCCACCTGCACCATCGCCCGGTTCATCTGCACCACCCCGCTGGCCTGCTCCCTCGACACCGCCGCCACCTGCTGCACCAACTCCGCCGTCTTGCGAATCGACGGCACCAGCTCCTTGAGCAGCTTCCCCGAGCGCTCCGCCACCTTCACGCTGCTTCCCGCCAGGCTCCCAATCTCCTTGGCCGCCTTCTGGCTCCTCTCCGCCAGCTTCCTCACCTCCGCCGCCACCACCGCGAAGCCCCTCCCGTGCTCCCCCGCCCTCGCCGCCTCCACCGCCGCGTTGAGCGCCAGCAGGTTCGTCTGGTACGCAATCTCCTCCACGATGGAGATGCGCTCGGCGATGGCCGCCATCGCCTCCACCGTCTCGTTCACCGC
The sequence above is drawn from the Archangium gephyra genome and encodes:
- a CDS encoding methyl-accepting chemotaxis protein, translating into MLENITISRKLQLGLGAPVALLVTIIWGSYALFLGLVDAAAANYRSYEVIGEVQTLRVFLLDMHGRVRGHSLSGDDSYLEPQPRLQAQFLQAYAELKEKSALGLREKDLLQQLMDQYQQQFLPHLEHQVKLRRDVDAGRIPMEQLTEYVKSGKGQKLLDSLYATTEAFRQAERDERDRRNAVAVAGVDRLKQMLMGGGIVGPLLAVLLAWWLARGITRPLSEAVGLTVRLASGDLTTAIEVKGRDETAQMMAGMREMVQRLGGVLGEVRGAVGSLSGASGQVAAAAQALSQGTSTQAASVEETTTSLEQLSASISQNAETSKQLEQMAVRGAVEAEESGLAVNETVEAMAAIAERISIVEEIAYQTNLLALNAAVEAARAGEHGRGFAVVAAEVRKLAERSQKAAKEIGSLAGSSVKVAERSGKLLKELVPSIRKTAELVQQVAAVSREQASGVVQMNRAMVQVDQVTQRNASAAEELSSTAEELAAQAESLQQMMTFFRMAGEVRGMHGPVQPVRSLRPAPVHLPVVSSSPAQGLKAVAQVLPAQVSPTGTNHGFKRI
- a CDS encoding chemotaxis protein CheW, translating into MNTNTATTTATEVARPAQYLGFSLAGETYAIELLRIREIIEHVPITRVPGMPPAVLGVINLRGRVVPVVDLAVKMGLGPRSITRWTCFVIVEALLDGERTTLGLLADSVSEVLDLGPDDIEPPPAFGTRTPVEYLRGMGRQEQRFILLLDLDRVLSAEELLGLATAPAGGGA